A window of the Brassica napus cultivar Da-Ae chromosome C5, Da-Ae, whole genome shotgun sequence genome harbors these coding sequences:
- the LOC106389846 gene encoding DCN1-like protein 2 yields MHKLSRSNRDKLQQFVAITGASDKNALQALKASDWQLEAAFDVFYSQPQPRSNGDMRRLEELYNRYKDPYSDMILAEGISVLCSDLQVEPQDIVTLVLSWHMNAATACEFSKEEFFGGLQALGVDSIGKLQEKLSFMRSELKDEQKFHEIYNFAFGWAKEKGQKSLALDTAIGMWQLLFAEREWPLVNHWCDFLQDRHNKAISKDTWAQLLEFARTVDPALSNYDAEGAWPYLIDEFVEYLYDKSVVEK; encoded by the exons ATG CATAAGTTGAGTAGAAGCAACCGCGACAAACTTCAGCAGTTCGTGGCTATCACTGGAGCTAG TGATAAGAATGCTCTTCAGGCTCTCAAAGCCAGCGATTGGCAGCTCGAAGCAGCTTTTGATGTGTTTTACAGCCAGCCCCAGCCAAGAAGCAATGGTGATATGAGACGCTTGGAGGAGCTCTACAATAGATATAAAG ACCCATATTCTGATATGATTCTGGCCGAAGGTATCTCGGTTCTGTGTAGTGATCTTCAG GTGGAACCCCAAGACATTGTCACG CTGGTTCTGTCGTGGCATATGAATGCTGCAACAGCGTGTGAATTTTCCAAGGAAGAATTTTTTGGTGGATTACAGGCATTAGG CGTAGATTCCATTGGGAAGTTGCAAGAAAAGCTGTCATTTATGCGTTCTGAGCTTAAAGATGAAC AAAAGTTCCATGAAATATACAACTTTGCTTTTGGGTGGGCGAAAGAGAAG GGACAGAAGTCTCTTGCTTTAGATACAGCTATTGGTATGTGGCAGCTGCTTTTTGCAGAAAGAGAGTGGCCATTAGTAAACCACTGGTGTGATTTCTTACAG GATCGTCACAACAAGGCCATATCTAAAGACACGTGGGCACAGCTCCTGGAGTTTGCAAGG ACGGTGGACCCGGCGCTGTCGAACTACGATGCAGAAGGAGCATGGCCTTACCTCATCGATGAGTTCGTTGAGTACCTGTATGACAAGAGCGTTGTTGAGAAGTAA